The following proteins come from a genomic window of Drosophila sulfurigaster albostrigata strain 15112-1811.04 chromosome X, ASM2355843v2, whole genome shotgun sequence:
- the LOC133849065 gene encoding uncharacterized protein LOC133849065 isoform X2: MTRMTRMSMSMSMMMMRPILPARRQLIALVVVTTLACCCLQLTAAQQNSTFVATIVSSNNTLQLANETRLNETITINISEIIAAAASDDDTATTASTSSTTEATTTAAASSTTVATTTAATSTTTAAATTTESATVTSSSTAATTDTSTTSTAATTSTTESTAASTTTAASTDTSTTSTAATTSTESTSTSTSPTTSTQSTATSTSTESTSTSTSSTTSTESTSTSTPATASTASSTTSATTEATTTPTTSTAATTSTQSTSTSTAATNATESTTVASSTESTSTSSTTSTTSTTTPSSSSTTSTTTTTTLDPYPLAPYPTVYGQDIAKQYRKYRKERKGRKGRKGRKYRRRSTTTTTSTSTTTTTSTTPLPDDNSNEDDNNNDNSNNNGNEDVSISADDLVLLEPLPELPLDLGNINNQRIAP, translated from the exons ATGACTAGAATGACTAgaatgtcgatgtcgatgtcgatgatgatgatgcgacCAATATTGCCAGCACGTCGGCAATTAATTGCTCTCGTTGTGGTGACAACATTAG CCTGCTGTTGCCTGCAGTTAACGGCGGCCCAGCAGAACTCCACGTTTGTTGCAACAATTGTCAGCTCGAATAACACGTTGCAGCTGGCAAATGAGACGCGACTCAATGAAACGATAACCATCAACATCAGTGAGAttattgccgctgctgcttcggATGATGatacagcgacaacagcatcGACATCGAGTACAAcagaagcgacaacaacagcagcagcatcgagtACAACGgtggcaaccacaacagcagcaacatcaaccacaacagcagcagcaacaacaacagagtcaGCAACAGTAACATCTTCCTCcacagcagctacaacagaTACCTCAACAAcatccacagcagcaacaacatccacaACAGAATCCACAGCagcttcaacaacaacagcagcaagcacagACACTTCAACAACatctacagcagcaacaacatccacaGAATCCACATCAACATCCACATCACCAACAACATCCACACAGTCCACAGCAACTT caacatcCACAGAGTCCACATCAACATCCACTAGTTCCACAACATCCACAGAGTCCACATCAACATCTacgccagcaacagcatccaCAGCTTCCAGCACGACATCcgcaacaacagaagcaacaacgacaccaacaacatccacagcagcaacaacatccacaCAGTCCACTTCAACAtccacagcagccacaaatgCCACAGAGTCCACAACAGTTGCAAGTTCCACCGAGTCGACATCCACAAGTTCCACAACGTCCACAACGTCCACAACAACGCCAAGCAGCAGCTCAACAAcgtccacaacaacaacgacaactctGGATCCTTATCCATTGGCACCTTATCCCACAGTTTACGGCCAGGACATTGCCAAACAGTATCGCAAATATCGCAAGGAGCGCAAAGGACGCAAAGGACGAAAGGGACGCAAATATCGCCGacgcagcacaacaacaacaacgtcgacttcaacgacaaccacaacatcaacaactcCATTGCCCGATGACAACAGCAATGaagatgacaacaacaatgataatagtaataataatggtaATGAGGATGTGAGCATTTCGGCTGATGATTTAGTGTTGTTGGAGCCGCTGCCAGAGTTGCCACTTGATCTGGGCAACATTAACAATCAGCGCATTGCTCCATAA
- the LOC133849065 gene encoding uncharacterized protein LOC133849065 isoform X3 has product MTRMTRMSMSMSMMMMRPILPARRQLIALVVVTTLACCCLQLTAAQQNSTFVATIVSSNNTLQLANETRLNETITINISEIIAAAASDDDTATTASTSSTTEATTTAAASSTTVATTTAATSTTTAAATTTESATVTSSSTAATTDTSTTSTAATTSTTESTAASTTTAASTDTSTTSTAATTSTESTSTSTSPTTSTQSTATSTSTESTSTSTTATTSTQSTSTSTAATNATESTTVASSTESTSTSSTTSTTSTTTPSSSSTTSTTTTTTLDPYPLAPYPTVYGQDIAKQYRKYRKERKGRKGRKGRKYRRRSTTTTTSTSTTTTTSTTPLPDDNSNEDDNNNDNSNNNGNEDVSISADDLVLLEPLPELPLDLGNINNQRIAP; this is encoded by the exons ATGACTAGAATGACTAgaatgtcgatgtcgatgtcgatgatgatgatgcgacCAATATTGCCAGCACGTCGGCAATTAATTGCTCTCGTTGTGGTGACAACATTAG CCTGCTGTTGCCTGCAGTTAACGGCGGCCCAGCAGAACTCCACGTTTGTTGCAACAATTGTCAGCTCGAATAACACGTTGCAGCTGGCAAATGAGACGCGACTCAATGAAACGATAACCATCAACATCAGTGAGAttattgccgctgctgcttcggATGATGatacagcgacaacagcatcGACATCGAGTACAAcagaagcgacaacaacagcagcagcatcgagtACAACGgtggcaaccacaacagcagcaacatcaaccacaacagcagcagcaacaacaacagagtcaGCAACAGTAACATCTTCCTCcacagcagctacaacagaTACCTCAACAAcatccacagcagcaacaacatccacaACAGAATCCACAGCagcttcaacaacaacagcagcaagcacagACACTTCAACAACatctacagcagcaacaacatccacaGAATCCACATCAACATCCACATCACCAACAACATCCACACAGTCCACAGCAACTT caacatcCACAGAGTCCACATCAACATCCACTA cagcaacaacatccacaCAGTCCACTTCAACAtccacagcagccacaaatgCCACAGAGTCCACAACAGTTGCAAGTTCCACCGAGTCGACATCCACAAGTTCCACAACGTCCACAACGTCCACAACAACGCCAAGCAGCAGCTCAACAAcgtccacaacaacaacgacaactctGGATCCTTATCCATTGGCACCTTATCCCACAGTTTACGGCCAGGACATTGCCAAACAGTATCGCAAATATCGCAAGGAGCGCAAAGGACGCAAAGGACGAAAGGGACGCAAATATCGCCGacgcagcacaacaacaacaacgtcgacttcaacgacaaccacaacatcaacaactcCATTGCCCGATGACAACAGCAATGaagatgacaacaacaatgataatagtaataataatggtaATGAGGATGTGAGCATTTCGGCTGATGATTTAGTGTTGTTGGAGCCGCTGCCAGAGTTGCCACTTGATCTGGGCAACATTAACAATCAGCGCATTGCTCCATAA
- the LOC133848713 gene encoding translation initiation factor IF-2 → MHATMRQQLAILLLASLAFELSSAWLFKLPKLEDLVEKLDEKKQKEQLKKLDFLNWFADKEEKKVEEWEKLKQWFEDKKLKELEFFESKKEKLDDEIEGKLLKKKNKIGKKQKTRTTTDCYEATTESTGYEEKSYQSAEQQEDEEEQEEQVAVTKQENCGCKKSKSYGNSVPTAYDVREDYEDGIRYFT, encoded by the exons ATGCATGCAACAATGAGGCAACAATTGGCAATCCTTCTGCTCGCCAGTCTGG CATTTGAGCTAAGTTCAGCTTGGCTCTTTAAGCTGCCCAAGCTGGAGGATTTGGTGGAGAAACTCGATGAGAAGAAGCAGAAAGAGCAACTGAAAAAACTCGATTTTCTCAATTGGTTTGCAGACAAAGAGGAGAAGAAGGTGGAAGAATGGGAAAAGCTCAAGCAATGGTTTGAAGATAAAAAGCTCAAAGAGCTCGAATTCTTTGagagcaaaaaggaaaagctCGACGATGAGATCGAAGGTAAACtgctgaagaagaagaacaagataGGAAAGAAGCAAAAGACTCGAACCACAACCGATTGCTATGAAGCGACCACAGAGAGCACAGGATACGAGGAGAAATCGTATCAGTCAGCGGAACAGcaggaggatgaggaggagcaggaggaaCAGGTGGCGGTGACGAAGCAAGAGAATTGCGGATGCAAAAAGAGCAAGAGCTATGGGAACAGTGTGCCCACCGCGTACGATGTGCGTGAGGATTACGAGGATGGCATTCGTTATTTCACATAA
- the LOC133849065 gene encoding uncharacterized protein LOC133849065 isoform X1, whose translation MTRMTRMSMSMSMMMMRPILPARRQLIALVVVTTLACCCLQLTAAQQNSTFVATIVSSNNTLQLANETRLNETITINISEIIAAAASDDDTATTASTSSTTEATTTAAASSTTVATTTAATSTTTAAATTTESATVTSSSTAATTDTSTTSTAATTSTTESTAASTTTAASTDTSTTSTAATTSTESTSTSTSPTTSTQSTATSTSTESTSTAAATSTESTSTSTSSTTSTESTSTSTPATASTASSTTSATTEATTTPTTSTAATTSTQSTSTSTAATNATESTTVASSTESTSTSSTTSTTSTTTPSSSSTTSTTTTTTLDPYPLAPYPTVYGQDIAKQYRKYRKERKGRKGRKGRKYRRRSTTTTTSTSTTTTTSTTPLPDDNSNEDDNNNDNSNNNGNEDVSISADDLVLLEPLPELPLDLGNINNQRIAP comes from the exons ATGACTAGAATGACTAgaatgtcgatgtcgatgtcgatgatgatgatgcgacCAATATTGCCAGCACGTCGGCAATTAATTGCTCTCGTTGTGGTGACAACATTAG CCTGCTGTTGCCTGCAGTTAACGGCGGCCCAGCAGAACTCCACGTTTGTTGCAACAATTGTCAGCTCGAATAACACGTTGCAGCTGGCAAATGAGACGCGACTCAATGAAACGATAACCATCAACATCAGTGAGAttattgccgctgctgcttcggATGATGatacagcgacaacagcatcGACATCGAGTACAAcagaagcgacaacaacagcagcagcatcgagtACAACGgtggcaaccacaacagcagcaacatcaaccacaacagcagcagcaacaacaacagagtcaGCAACAGTAACATCTTCCTCcacagcagctacaacagaTACCTCAACAAcatccacagcagcaacaacatccacaACAGAATCCACAGCagcttcaacaacaacagcagcaagcacagACACTTCAACAACatctacagcagcaacaacatccacaGAATCCACATCAACATCCACATCACCAACAACATCCACACAGTCCACAGCAACTTCAACATCCACAGAATCAACATccacagcagccgcaacatcCACAGAGTCCACATCAACATCCACTAGTTCCACAACATCCACAGAGTCCACATCAACATCTacgccagcaacagcatccaCAGCTTCCAGCACGACATCcgcaacaacagaagcaacaacgacaccaacaacatccacagcagcaacaacatccacaCAGTCCACTTCAACAtccacagcagccacaaatgCCACAGAGTCCACAACAGTTGCAAGTTCCACCGAGTCGACATCCACAAGTTCCACAACGTCCACAACGTCCACAACAACGCCAAGCAGCAGCTCAACAAcgtccacaacaacaacgacaactctGGATCCTTATCCATTGGCACCTTATCCCACAGTTTACGGCCAGGACATTGCCAAACAGTATCGCAAATATCGCAAGGAGCGCAAAGGACGCAAAGGACGAAAGGGACGCAAATATCGCCGacgcagcacaacaacaacaacgtcgacttcaacgacaaccacaacatcaacaactcCATTGCCCGATGACAACAGCAATGaagatgacaacaacaatgataatagtaataataatggtaATGAGGATGTGAGCATTTCGGCTGATGATTTAGTGTTGTTGGAGCCGCTGCCAGAGTTGCCACTTGATCTGGGCAACATTAACAATCAGCGCATTGCTCCATAA